The Bacteroidales bacterium nucleotide sequence TATATAATCACTGTGATTGGTGTGCCTTCGGCATTTTTGTTGCACGGATATGTTGGATTTATTTTTGGGTCAATTAAGGCAAACCCATGGTGGTCAACAGTTCTAATGCCTGTGATATTTTTATTCTCAGCAATGGTTTCTGGTATAGCATTGGTTATGCTAATCTATATTATTATTACAAAAGTTCGTAAGCAAGTAATCGATATGAACTGTCTGGATACAATTGCCAAATACCTATTTTACATTCTGATTATTGATTTTGTTCTTGAAGGATTGGATCAGATTCATCGAATTTACGAAGCTGAAGAATCATTTGAGGCCTTACATGAACTGGTGTTCGGTAAACTCTTTTTTACTTTGTTTATTATGCAAGGATTACTTGGAACAATAGTGCCGTTGATTACTTTAGGTGCTTTTCAGTTTTATAAACCTAAAGAACAGACTCGAAAATTGATCTATTTAGTCATCACTGTACTGATTCTTATTGGGATTTTCTTCATGCGATGGAATGTAGTAATTGGGGGGCAATTATTCTCGAAGAGTTTTTATGGGTATACCGATTTCAAAATAGAATTAATAGGGGCTGAGGGTTATTTAATGGCTTTTTTCTGGCTGGTAGTTCCATTTGTTATACTGTCATTTTTACTGTGGTTATTGCCTCCTTGGAAAAAAATTGATGTTGACCATGATATTTAGATAATAGAATATCAATTTATATTGAAAGTTTTTAATGGTTTTCCATTTTACGTCCCCAATAATACTTTTTAGTATTAATGTTTATTATTCACCCTTATCTTAAATCCTTGGAGGAGTTTAATATGAATGCTAATGACTTAAGTAATGAGGAATTTGAAAGAATTCAAAAGCGTTTAGATTCCATTGAAGAGAGGATTACTCAATTAGAATTAAAAAAGGAACATTATAAGAATTCTCGTGATTTAAGGCATAGCGAAGCAGTAGAAGATAATCCAGAAGTTTTTGATGTAAAACTCCCATCAGGTGTACCATTTGAATCAAATTTGGGTGAATATGGCTTGGCATGGTTGGGAACTATTGTTTTATTCTTTGCTATAACATTTCTGTGGCAGTATTTTAATAATGTTGGAATGCCAATTATTTCATTATTTGTAGGTGTCGTAAGTGTTGCGGGTGTCTTTTTAATGTCTCATTATTTCAAAATAAGATTTACATATTTGTCGTATATATTTAACCTTTTGGGATATATCATATTATACTACATTATCCTTCGTTTACATTACTATAATAACAAGCCTATTGTGACTAATCAAATGTTTGCAACAATATTAATTCTTGGAGTAATTGTTGTTCAATTGTATTTTGCAATTAAAAAACATTCTCAGGTATTGGCTGGATTGGCTTGTACTCTTGCAATTATTACTGCTTTTGTTTGTAATAATATTCACGCCTTCTTTCTGATTTCAATTGTAACAACATGTTTGGTGGTATTTACTTTCTGGAAATACAGTTGGTGGAAATCATTGATTTTCATTCTATCATTTAGTTATTTGATATTTATTATCTGGTTATTAAAAAATAATACTACTATCAATAAATCTCCCGATGATATTGTTTATTACTTAACATTCATCTATTTCTCAATTACAACAGCAATTTATTCGCTAGTAGTTTTTAAGAAACCAAACGAAATTAATCCTGAAAGCTCCATCCTTTTGACCATACTGCTTGCAGGAATAGCATATTCAGTTTTGCTGCTTTTCTTGGTTGTAGGGCATAATCCAAGTGTATTCATTTCTTTTTTTATAGCCATATCCATTTATAGTATTGCATATTCTGTAATTCTTAAGTATTATTCATCGTGGAAGTATTCTCCTGCCTTATATGCATTGTATGGATTTGTTGCAATAAGTATTGCTGTATATGACATATTCCATTTTCCAGATTCTTTCTTGCTACTTACATATCAAAGTTTCCTTGTTCTAGTACTCGCAATCTGGTATAGATCCCATATAATAACACTTATAAACACATTTCTTTTGCTGATATTAATCCTAATTTATTATAAAACATCGGGTACTTTGAATTCAGTTAATTTTTCAATTCCAATTGTTGCTTTTTTTTCTGCTCGAATTATAAATTGGAAAAAGGAACGTTTGAATATCAAAACAGATTTTATTCGAAATATTTACTTATTCACTTTATTTTTTTCACTCTTATTTGCTACATATAAAGGATTTCCTGAGCAATATATAACTGTTTCATGGCTTCTAATTACTGGTATCTATTTTGGATTAAGTGTTATATTAAAAAATATAAAGTATCGATGGATGGCAATGGCCAATCTCCTAGTTTCTGCCTTTCATCTATTTCTTATTGATTTGGCAAAAACGGATCCTGTTTTCAGAATATTAGCATTCATAATTTTTGCAATTGTTTCAATAAGTATATCAACTTATTATGTAAAGAAAATTAAAGACAAAAACACTGAAAACAAATAAAAGGATATTTTTAACGACGAATCGAAAGGCCTAATTCTACTTTGACAGATTAGGATTGTACTTGATTTTTGACTTTGTCGAACTCGTTTCACTTCGGTTCTGCTTTTTTACCCTTTGCCCTAAAGGGAGAAAGCATAAAAATCAACCTACACCCTTTAGGGACAGGGGTGAATTAGGTTGATTTTTCGTCTTCTTTTCGAATCTGTCAAAGTAGAACTAAATAATTATTCTTTAATCAACTTACTATATTTTCGTTTAGGAACATATCTTTCAATATTTTTTATCATTCCCTTAAAAATCATTACATGTATTGGTAATAATGAGTACCAGTAAACTCGACCTAATAGACCATTTGGGCGAAATGTTGCATTTTGTTCTAAATAAAAATTCCCATTTCTTTCATTAATCTTAAATTCAAGCCAAGCCTCACCAGGAACTTTCATTTCGGCATAAAGCAGCAATCTCATAATTTGTCTGTCTGCAACAATAACTCTCCAAAAGTCGAGAGCATCACCTGTGTTAAGGGTTTGGAAGTTTGTTCTACCTCTTCGCAACCCAATTCCTCCAAGAAGTTTATCCATAAAGCCTCTGACGCCCCACAAAATATTACCGTAGTACCAACCCCTTATACCACCTATTGCCCAAAGATTATCAAGAACTTGTTCAGCAGATGTTTTAATCAGAACTTCACGTTTATCGAAGTAGATACCAAACTGTGGAATCTCAATGAATTGAAGAAGCGATTTGTTTTTTGAACTTGAGCTAAGCGCATCTTTCCAGCTGGAAAGAACCATGTTTTGTTCAATTCTTTCGAAAGCGAGAGATAGAGCGGTTTTGTAGTCAATAGGTTTAATGTTCAAAAGTTCCTCCAAATCGTTATTACTACAAACCATCTCAACCTTCATGCTATTTATTAGATTTAATGATAGATGATAGGTTATTGAAGATATCAATGACAGCATAAAAGCTGCAAGTTTGTTATTAAAGAAAGGAACAACAATTAATACCCGTTTAAAACCCTTCATCTTTGCATAAAGCAATATCATCTCCTTATAGGTTAACACTTCTGGTCCACCAATATCATATGTGTTATTAAAAGTCCTTTCGTTAAGCAGAACTCC carries:
- the nrfD gene encoding polysulfide reductase NrfD codes for the protein MEQHYQNLHEVLSQVVGYIYPNEIELNWSILIVLYPYITGLVAGAFILASLERIFKVHILKPTYVLALLTALSFLLVATMPLISHLGKPFRAYEIMITPHISSAMAIFGFVYLWYLMVVLVLEIWFDYRRDLVLWANETTGFKRFLYKTLALWSTDISPKAIALDNKIGYIITVIGVPSAFLLHGYVGFIFGSIKANPWWSTVLMPVIFLFSAMVSGIALVMLIYIIITKVRKQVIDMNCLDTIAKYLFYILIIDFVLEGLDQIHRIYEAEESFEALHELVFGKLFFTLFIMQGLLGTIVPLITLGAFQFYKPKEQTRKLIYLVITVLILIGIFFMRWNVVIGGQLFSKSFYGYTDFKIELIGAEGYLMAFFWLVVPFVILSFLLWLLPPWKKIDVDHDI
- a CDS encoding SDR family oxidoreductase, translated to MKILITGATGYIGKRLLPALLEQDHEVICCVRDKNRLTKYQATCNIQIWEVDFLEPVDITSAPVDFDAAYYLIHSMSNDSEKFEYLEKLAALNFRDFVNKTQAKQVIYLSGLSNDVNLSKHIKSRRKVEEILRSGNYSTTILRAGVIVGSGSASFEMIRDLTEKLPVVTAPSVIYTRCQPIAIRNVIQHLKGVLLNERTFNNTYDIGGPEVLTYKEMILLYAKMKGFKRVLIVVPFFNNKLAAFMLSLISSITYHLSLNLINSMKVEMVCSNNDLEELLNIKPIDYKTALSLAFERIEQNMVLSSWKDALSSSSKNKSLLQFIEIPQFGIYFDKREVLIKTSAEQVLDNLWAIGGIRGWYYGNILWGVRGFMDKLLGGIGLRRGRTNFQTLNTGDALDFWRVIVADRQIMRLLLYAEMKVPGEAWLEFKINERNGNFYLEQNATFRPNGLLGRVYWYSLLPIHVMIFKGMIKNIERYVPKRKYSKLIKE